AATTAAGCAACTTGCGGCGTAAAACCAGCTTGGGTTAATAACCTGTAAGCCATAATAAATGAGTGTTGGCACGGTGCCCGACAACAGCCAAGTACCAATTAAGGCACCCACCATTAATAAAATTAAAATTGCCCCCAATGATAAGGTAATACCTTCAATCATCGCTTCTTCAAGCTTTTTCCACGTATAACCATTTTTTAGCCCTATTAATGCCGCTGCAAAGGTGGCAAATAATAACGCTATTTGGTTGGGGCCTGATGACGAATTATCGCCAAATAAATAGACCGCTGCGCCTAAAAGGCAAATTAAAACAGTAATAGGAACAAGTGCATCAAAAAATGAGGCGGGTTTAATTGGTTTTTCTAAAGGCTTCAAAATAGTGACTCCTGCACACCACATACCGCGGCGTGGTTATTTATTATTTTTAGCGTATCAGTGCTTTTTTAAGCCACAGTAATGTAACTCAATGTAGTAATTTGCGATTATAGCAATTTAGCGAAATTTAGGTAACAAAAAAGGCGCAAAAAGCGCCTTCTAAACGGGGTAAACACGTGTTTATTTTTTAGCGATACGGCCAAAGTTAATGTAATCTTGAGTGATCAGTGCTGCCTCTTCTAAGAAAGGGTCAAGCTCTTCAATTATCTCAGGTACATCATCTAGGTTTTCTATTGGCTCTTTACCTAAACGCTTTAAGCGCTCATTAGTGCGCGCTAGAGTACGTGCTTCGTTTTCATCTTTTTCTTTAATACGGTCTGCTTCAACTAAAGAAATAGTTTTGCGATCTTTTTCTTCGTTGTAACGGGCAATATCATCAAATACGTAACTAAACTCTGGCTCTGACTTAATACGTACTTCGTGCTGTTTTTCAAGATAAGTGATTACAGGCGTTAAATTACCCTGCTTATTATACTTAGCTCGAACTATGCTGTCCCACGGCAATGCATTATCTTGCTTGCTCTCGCCCCATTCTGCTGGGTCTATCGCTGAAGGGAATGAAATATCGGGAATAACCCCTTTATGCTGAGTACTGCCGCCGTTTATGCGGTAAAATTTAGCAATAGTGTATTGCACGCTACCTAAATCGTTGTCGTATAAATCATACGCACGGCCTAATCCTTTGTGCTGCTGAACCGTTCCCTTACCAAAGGTTTGCTCGCCAATAATAACCGCGCGGCCATAGTCTTGCATTGCGGCGGCAAAAATTTCAGAGGCAGAAGCACTGTAACGATCAACTAAAACTGTTAATGGGCCATCATAATAGGTAATTCCGTCACGGTCTTTTTGCTCTTCAATTCGGTTATTTAATGTATGAATTTGTACAACCGGACCTTGGTCAAAAAAGAGGCCTGATAACTGTGTAGCTTCATATAATGATCCACCGCCATTTTGGCGCAAATCAATAATAATACCGTCTACGTTTTCTTCTTTAAGTTTGGCTAGTTCAACTTTAACGTCTTTTGAAAGGTTGTTGTAAAAACCAGGTATTTCTATAACACCAATTTTTGAAGTTAAATTGGAGTAACTTGCTTCAAATACTTCCGATTTTGCGGCTCTATCTTCTAAACGAATTTTATCACGAGTGATCTCAACGACTTTAGGCGTACCATGCGCATCAGAACCTTTAAGATACTGTAAACGTACCTTAGTGCCTTTTGGGCCTTTGATTAAATCAACAACATCGTCTAAACGCCAGCCAATAACATCAACAAACTCTTTTTGATCTTGAGCAACGCCAATTATTTTATCGTCAGCTTTTAGCTGCTCTGTTTTATCGGCTGGGCCACCTGGTACTAAGCTGCGAATAACGGTGTAATCTTCATCTGGGCTTAAAACAGCACCAATGCCCTCAAGCTCTAAGTCCATATCCATTTTAAATTGTTCAGCACGGCGCGGTGATAAGTACGACGTATGCGCCTCAATGCTTCGCGCTAGCGAATTCATCACAATTTGAAATGCATCTTCTGAATTGGTTTGTACTAACCGTTTTTGTGCATTTTTATAACGCTTGGTAAGAACCTCTTTAATCCCTTCCCAATCTTTACCGGTCATTTTTAAACGTAAAGCATCGTATTTAACGCGTTCACGCCAAATTTCATCAAGCTCAGCTTGTGATGCTGGCCATGCTGAATCTTCACGGTCAAAAAAGTATTCGTCGTCTTTATCAAACGTCATTTCTTTATCTAGAAGTGATAAAGAGTAATCATAACGTTCAAAGCGGCGCTTTAAGCTTAAGTTAAAAATATCAAACGTAAAACCTAACTTGCCAGTGGTAATCGCATTATCAAAATCGTTGCGGTATTTTTCAAACGCAGCAATGTCGCTTGCTAAAAACACACTTTTATTAAAATCAAGGGATTCGATATAACGATCGTACACTTTACTAGAAAGCGCATCGTTAAATCGAACCGGTGTATAGTGTGAACGAGCAAATAAGTTAGCCACTCGTTTGCTGGCAGTGCCATGTTGACTTTCTTGTTTAAGTACAGGCAAGTCTTCAAGTTTTGCCGCTTCAACTGAAGCGAATAAAGAACCCGAAAACAGGGCAGCAACTAACGGAATGAGCGTAAACTTTTTACTCATACACAACTCCTTAATTTATTTACAACTTAAATAATGTATAAGCTGTCAGCTTTGGTTTTAACTTGCATGCCTGTTACTAATTCAACATGGACTTCGTCTTTGTTTACTTCAGTAATTACCGCATTTACAAGTGCTTGGCCAAGTTTTACCTTAACCTTGTTATTAACCTTGACCTCACTTTCAGGTAAAGGTTCAACTTTTCCTGAACGTTTAGCAGGGGCTGCTTTAGCTGGTTTGTTAGCTTGTGCATTGTTTTTGCTAGAGTGGGCTGGTTTTTTCTTGAAAGATTTAGAATCTGAATCTTGGCGAGGACGCTGTTGTTTTTTGCGTTTTGCCATTTTAGCACGGCTTTCTTCTAGTGCTTTTTGAGCGTGGTCAATGTGCTCTTGCTCAACTTTTTCACCTTGATTACCATCAAGATCAATACGAAACTCTGACTTAGTCACAGCTTCTAAATAACGCCAGTTAGACGTGTATTTTCTAAGCGCTTGACGTACTTGAGTCTTACTTACTTTTTCAGACCCTTCGATACGCTCGGCAATATCTTTAAAAATACCGACTTTAAGCGGTTTAATACCGTCTTTTTGTTTAAAACATTGTGGAAATTCTTGATAAAGAAATTCCAGCACTTCATTAATATCTTTTAGCTTGTTTGTGGTTTCCATTTTAGAACCTATTTTTCACATCTTTTCATCAAGGGACGAATCAACGTAGTGTATTACCCAGTCGATTAACTCTTCGAAGTCGGCCTCAAGTACAGCCAAATCACCTCGAAGGTGTTCCCAAATACCATTTATTATTTCATCGATTGATTCACAATCTAAATCATCTGGGAGTTTATCCCAGGCTATGTGAATCAAATCATTGAGCGTTTCCGCTACATGTTCTTCTTCCCCTTCCCAATCGCCTACATCTTGTACTGCGAATAGGTAGTCTTGAACATTTAGCAAGTCTTTCATTATAAGCTTGCCTCTAAGCATTTAACTAATGCTTCAAGACCTGCTTGGTCATCAGTATCAAATCGACCAATAGTTGGGCTATCGATATCAAGAACAGCAACTATTTTATCATTTTTCATGATAGGTACAACAATCTCAGAGTTAGACGCTGCATCGCAAGCTATATGGCCTTCAAACGCATGTACATCTTCAATTAGTTGAGTTTTTAATGTTGCTGCAGCCGTACCACACACCCCTTTTCCAACAGGGATACGTATACACGCTGGATTACCTTGAAAAGGCCCAAGCACTAATTCACTTGGCGAATCCATAAAGTAAAAGCCCGCCCAATTTACATCTTCTAATGAGGTAAATAATAGCGCACTTATGTTAGCCATATTAGCAATGACATTAGATTCACCAGCAATTAGTGATTCAGTTTGCTTAACTAATGACTGGTAAAAATCGTGCTTTTGCATACCAAACTACTTCTTATTAAACAGACAGTAGCTAAAGGTACTCTTTGTCGTGAAAAATTGAAACCTTTTACAGGCAAAAAAACAGAAATAGCGCCGTTTTTGAGCACGCTTGATTAATATTTCTGCAATTATTTTTTTGCTGATTTACGCAAGCCAAATAAAAATAGTCCTGCAGCAAAAGCGGCCATTACACTATTAATTAAAAATATCTCGCCTGTTGTAGCACTCAATAGGTAACTAAAAATTGCGCCACCAAGCAACCCAAGAGTCAGTACCCCTGAATAATTTACTTTTGCATACTTAAACATAAGCAAATAACCAGGCACAACAAAAGCGGCCATAGTAAGGCCAACAATATGTGCATTGGCGATTGCCGTCATTAATAGTTGTAAAAAAATGGTAGCCGTATCGCCATTCATAGTGAGCCCATAATAAAGGCCAAGTAAACTACCAACAATAACGGGAGATAATAAAGAAAGCGCGACACTTTTTGCTAGTTGATGTTTCATTTAAGTTCCTAAATACACACTACAAACATTATCTTAAGCATGCACCAAGTTCTTAAGGTTAGAAACAGAGACTATGGTCGTAATTTATGATGGGAAATTATACGTATTTTTGAGTTAAGAAAAGTGTTACTGAATCAACTAATCTAAAAACAAAAAAGCCCGCTAAAAGCGGGCTTTAATATAATGGTGGAGAGATAGGGATTTGAACCCTAGATGGGCTACAAACCCATGCCGGTTTTCAAGACCGGTGCATTCGACCACTCTGCCATCTCTCCAAAAGTGCTATAAACTACAAGTAAGAGTGTACTCATAGTTATTGTAATTAGGTGGTGGAGAGATAGGGATTTGAACCCTAGATAGGCTACAAACCTATGCCGGTTTTCAAGACCGGTGCATTCGACCACTCTGCCATCTCTCCGCACGGCCTGCATAATAGGGAAACCCATTGGCTTTGTGAAGCTTTTTTTAAAAAAAACTGTTTAAGTGCTTAAAAAACAATTAATTTGTTCAAAGATAAAACAAAAGCGCTATTATTTATACACAAATGAACTTTAATTAAAAAATAACACGCTATTGATCTACAAAGGTTTGCCCAAACATATAAGAGTTGGTAATCTAATTTTAGTTAAATTATCGAAACAAACATGTTTCACTTAAAGGAGCTCTACAATGGCATTTAATCATTCGTACAATACCGCTAAACCGGTAATGTCGACCATTGAAACAAACAAGGTACTTAAAAACACCTATTTCTTACTGGCCATGACATTAGCATTTAGTGCTGTTACGGCGGGTATTTCAATGGCATTACAATTACCTTACTTTATGGGAATTGTGTTCACACTGGTTTCGTTTGGTTTATTATTTGTTGTAAACAAAAAAGCAGACTCAGCCTCAGGCGTTTTTTGGGTATTTGCTTTTACTGGCTGTATGGGCGCAGGCCTTGGCCCACTACTTAACTATTATGCGGCTATGCCTAATGGCCCAATGCTTATTATGCAGGCGCTTGGTTCAACTGCATTAATATTTTTTGGTCTATCGGCTTATGCATTAAACACTAAAAAAGACTTCTCATTTATGGGTGGTTTTTTAACTGTGGGCTTATTAGTCGTTATTGTTGCAAGCATAGTTAATATTTT
The genomic region above belongs to Pseudoalteromonas sp. MM1 and contains:
- a CDS encoding Bax inhibitor-1/YccA family protein produces the protein MAFNHSYNTAKPVMSTIETNKVLKNTYFLLAMTLAFSAVTAGISMALQLPYFMGIVFTLVSFGLLFVVNKKADSASGVFWVFAFTGCMGAGLGPLLNYYAAMPNGPMLIMQALGSTALIFFGLSAYALNTKKDFSFMGGFLTVGLLVVIVASIVNIFIGSSLMFMVLNAAVVLIMSGLILFDTSRIINGGETNYIRATVSLYLNVYNLFTSLLHLLGASDD
- the proQ gene encoding RNA chaperone ProQ gives rise to the protein METTNKLKDINEVLEFLYQEFPQCFKQKDGIKPLKVGIFKDIAERIEGSEKVSKTQVRQALRKYTSNWRYLEAVTKSEFRIDLDGNQGEKVEQEHIDHAQKALEESRAKMAKRKKQQRPRQDSDSKSFKKKPAHSSKNNAQANKPAKAAPAKRSGKVEPLPESEVKVNNKVKVKLGQALVNAVITEVNKDEVHVELVTGMQVKTKADSLYII
- the prc gene encoding carboxy terminal-processing peptidase produces the protein MSKKFTLIPLVAALFSGSLFASVEAAKLEDLPVLKQESQHGTASKRVANLFARSHYTPVRFNDALSSKVYDRYIESLDFNKSVFLASDIAAFEKYRNDFDNAITTGKLGFTFDIFNLSLKRRFERYDYSLSLLDKEMTFDKDDEYFFDREDSAWPASQAELDEIWRERVKYDALRLKMTGKDWEGIKEVLTKRYKNAQKRLVQTNSEDAFQIVMNSLARSIEAHTSYLSPRRAEQFKMDMDLELEGIGAVLSPDEDYTVIRSLVPGGPADKTEQLKADDKIIGVAQDQKEFVDVIGWRLDDVVDLIKGPKGTKVRLQYLKGSDAHGTPKVVEITRDKIRLEDRAAKSEVFEASYSNLTSKIGVIEIPGFYNNLSKDVKVELAKLKEENVDGIIIDLRQNGGGSLYEATQLSGLFFDQGPVVQIHTLNNRIEEQKDRDGITYYDGPLTVLVDRYSASASEIFAAAMQDYGRAVIIGEQTFGKGTVQQHKGLGRAYDLYDNDLGSVQYTIAKFYRINGGSTQHKGVIPDISFPSAIDPAEWGESKQDNALPWDSIVRAKYNKQGNLTPVITYLEKQHEVRIKSEPEFSYVFDDIARYNEEKDRKTISLVEADRIKEKDENEARTLARTNERLKRLGKEPIENLDDVPEIIEELDPFLEEAALITQDYINFGRIAKK
- a CDS encoding GAF domain-containing protein, encoding MQKHDFYQSLVKQTESLIAGESNVIANMANISALLFTSLEDVNWAGFYFMDSPSELVLGPFQGNPACIRIPVGKGVCGTAAATLKTQLIEDVHAFEGHIACDAASNSEIVVPIMKNDKIVAVLDIDSPTIGRFDTDDQAGLEALVKCLEASL